The Arthrobacter sp. NicSoilC5 genome has a window encoding:
- a CDS encoding Tat pathway signal sequence domain protein — translation MADNILIKWIDGQAPAEISGGSTWGMPFPRGTVPGVEALAVADANGARVPSQAWPLATWPDGSLKWAGVALPATCSPSDTYHVTSDAGTPAGAGQPSSGSASVMVTESADAFTVDTGVLQMVISRGGSTLFSSLSRDGRTVARDARLVSLVQDGIPEGAGTARREAFTGEVTAAAVEQNGPVRAVVRLEGRHRQDGPGNGRAWLPFVVRFYFHANARSVRMVHSFIWDGDPERDFLAGLGVRFTVPLEAELHNRHIRIAGADGGFLAEAVRGLTGLRRDPGAEVREAQIAGRATPTEQTWNPEVSGRLHLIPTWSDYTLSQINADGFELRKRTAAGHGWVGISGGTRAAGFCSLSDTHGGLGIGIKDFWQSHPGQLDIRGAAGSEADLTAWLYSPEAQPMDMRFYHDGLGQDTFEEQLEGLEITYEDYEPGFGNPTGIARTHELTLFAYEATPPTESLAADAAAASTPALLQATPEYLHSAGVFGDWAPVDRSTPARARLEDRLDFLFDFYAGQVEQRRWYGFWNYGDVMHTYDFDRHVWRYDVGGYAWDNSELSPDLWLWYSYLRSGRADIFRFAEAMTRHTGEVDVYHLGPWKGLGSRHNVQHWGCSAKQLRISTPAYRRFYYYLTADERTGDLLTELVHSDQNFLGLDPVRKVRPDAATYRPNRGALGVGLGTDWGSLAATWLTDWERTGNPRSRDRLLGTMADIGALKYGFLTGEALYDLDKGRFDTGREQISVSHLSAVFGLVEICSELVDLAPDPQFEQAWLQYCRLFLATKEEQVEAVGQALEGIHLTQAHSRLTAYAAARLQDRDLAARAWESFAEGGEHLNHGSAFSLRRIRPPFVLQPVDEAPTVSTNDTAQFGLAVIQNLALVGQYLD, via the coding sequence ATGGCTGACAACATCCTCATCAAGTGGATCGACGGACAGGCCCCTGCGGAAATCAGCGGCGGAAGCACCTGGGGCATGCCGTTCCCGCGCGGCACGGTGCCCGGGGTGGAGGCCCTGGCCGTTGCGGACGCCAACGGCGCCCGCGTCCCCAGCCAGGCGTGGCCCCTGGCCACCTGGCCGGACGGATCCCTGAAGTGGGCGGGGGTCGCACTCCCGGCAACCTGCTCGCCGTCGGACACCTACCACGTGACGTCCGACGCCGGCACACCCGCCGGGGCTGGCCAGCCGTCGTCGGGCTCCGCCTCAGTCATGGTCACCGAAAGTGCCGACGCCTTCACTGTAGATACCGGCGTCCTGCAGATGGTTATCAGCCGCGGCGGTTCCACCCTGTTCAGCAGCCTTTCCCGGGACGGCAGGACCGTTGCCCGGGACGCCCGGCTGGTCAGCCTGGTGCAGGATGGCATCCCCGAAGGGGCTGGGACGGCCCGGCGGGAGGCCTTCACCGGAGAGGTCACCGCAGCGGCCGTCGAACAAAACGGCCCGGTCCGCGCGGTGGTGCGGCTGGAAGGGCGCCACCGCCAGGACGGCCCCGGCAACGGGCGGGCCTGGCTGCCCTTTGTGGTGCGCTTCTACTTCCACGCCAACGCCCGCAGCGTGCGGATGGTGCACTCCTTCATCTGGGACGGCGACCCCGAGCGGGACTTCCTGGCCGGACTCGGCGTACGGTTCACCGTGCCGCTGGAGGCGGAACTGCACAACCGGCATATCCGCATTGCCGGAGCCGACGGCGGTTTCCTCGCCGAGGCAGTCCGCGGCCTGACCGGGCTCCGCCGGGATCCGGGGGCGGAGGTGCGGGAGGCGCAGATCGCCGGACGCGCCACTCCCACGGAACAGACCTGGAACCCGGAGGTCTCAGGCCGGCTGCACCTGATCCCCACGTGGAGTGACTACACGCTCAGCCAGATCAACGCGGACGGTTTCGAACTGCGCAAGCGCACGGCTGCCGGCCACGGCTGGGTGGGCATCTCCGGTGGAACCCGTGCCGCCGGTTTCTGTTCCTTGAGCGATACCCACGGCGGCCTGGGAATCGGCATCAAGGACTTCTGGCAATCCCACCCGGGACAGCTGGACATCCGCGGCGCGGCTGGCAGCGAAGCCGACCTGACAGCATGGTTGTACTCCCCCGAAGCGCAGCCCATGGACATGCGGTTCTACCACGACGGCCTGGGGCAGGACACGTTCGAGGAACAGCTCGAAGGCTTGGAAATCACTTATGAGGACTACGAGCCGGGGTTCGGCAACCCCACGGGCATTGCCCGGACCCACGAACTCACCCTGTTCGCCTACGAGGCCACCCCGCCAACCGAAAGCCTGGCCGCCGACGCCGCCGCTGCCTCCACGCCCGCCCTGCTGCAGGCCACGCCGGAGTACCTGCATTCCGCGGGTGTGTTCGGCGACTGGGCCCCGGTGGACCGGAGCACGCCGGCACGGGCACGGCTGGAAGACCGACTGGACTTCCTCTTCGATTTCTATGCCGGCCAGGTGGAGCAGCGCCGCTGGTACGGCTTCTGGAACTACGGCGACGTCATGCACACGTACGATTTCGACCGGCACGTGTGGCGGTACGACGTGGGCGGCTATGCGTGGGACAACTCCGAACTCTCCCCCGACCTCTGGCTCTGGTACTCCTACCTGCGCTCCGGCCGGGCGGACATCTTCCGCTTCGCCGAGGCCATGACCCGCCACACCGGCGAGGTGGACGTCTACCACCTGGGCCCATGGAAAGGCCTCGGCTCCCGGCACAACGTCCAGCACTGGGGCTGCAGCGCCAAGCAGCTGCGGATCAGCACCCCCGCCTACCGCCGCTTCTACTACTACCTGACGGCGGACGAGCGCACCGGCGACCTCCTGACCGAACTGGTGCACAGCGACCAAAACTTCCTGGGGCTGGACCCCGTCCGCAAAGTCCGCCCGGACGCCGCCACCTACCGCCCCAACCGCGGCGCCCTGGGCGTGGGTCTCGGAACAGACTGGGGCTCGCTCGCCGCCACCTGGCTCACCGACTGGGAGCGCACCGGCAATCCCCGCTCCCGCGACCGGCTGCTGGGCACCATGGCTGACATCGGCGCGCTCAAGTACGGCTTCCTCACCGGCGAGGCGCTGTACGACCTGGACAAGGGACGGTTCGACACCGGCCGGGAGCAGATTTCGGTGTCGCACCTCAGCGCGGTGTTCGGGCTGGTGGAGATCTGCAGTGAGCTGGTGGACCTGGCCCCTGACCCGCAGTTCGAGCAGGCCTGGCTGCAATACTGCCGGCTGTTCCTGGCCACGAAGGAGGAGCAGGTGGAGGCGGTAGGACAGGCCCTGGAGGGCATCCACCTCACCCAGGCGCACAGCCGCCTGACGGCCTACGCGGCGGCAAGGTTGCAGGATCGTGACCTGGCAGCCCGGGCCTGGGAGAGTTTTGCCGAGGGCGGGGAACACCTGAACCATGGATCAGCGTTCTCGCTGCGGCGGATCAGGCCCCCATTCGTGCTGCAGCCGGTGGATGAGGCGCCCACCGTCTCCACCAATGACACCGCGCAGTTTGGGCTTGCTGTCATCCAGAACCTTGCATTGGTGGGCCAGTACCTGGACTGA
- a CDS encoding NADPH-dependent FMN reductase, with protein sequence MATYKIGYFVGSLASGSINRVLAKALIKLAPEELEFTEIPIKDLPLYSYDYDADFPPEGRALKEAIEAADGILFVSPEYNRSIPGALKNAIDWGSRPWGTNSFARKPTGIIGASPGSIGTAVMQSSMRSVLSFLDAPQLNAPEAYITYKAEAFGDDGEVKDASTAKFLGHYMDEYAAFVARVLAANAPGHIGDLEPDAAKLSR encoded by the coding sequence ATGGCAACGTACAAGATCGGATATTTCGTGGGCAGCCTGGCAAGCGGCTCCATCAACAGGGTCCTGGCCAAGGCCTTGATCAAGCTCGCTCCGGAGGAATTGGAATTCACCGAGATCCCCATCAAGGACCTCCCGCTGTACAGCTACGACTATGACGCCGACTTCCCGCCCGAGGGCCGTGCCCTCAAGGAAGCCATCGAGGCCGCCGACGGGATCCTGTTCGTCTCGCCCGAATACAACCGCTCCATCCCCGGCGCCCTAAAAAACGCCATCGACTGGGGTTCCCGCCCGTGGGGAACCAACTCTTTTGCCCGCAAGCCCACCGGCATCATTGGCGCCTCGCCGGGCAGCATCGGCACGGCGGTGATGCAGTCCTCCATGCGCAGCGTCCTGAGCTTCCTCGACGCGCCGCAGCTGAATGCGCCGGAGGCGTACATCACCTACAAGGCAGAAGCCTTTGGGGACGACGGCGAGGTCAAGGATGCGTCCACCGCCAAGTTCCTGGGGCACTACATGGACGAGTATGCAGCCTTCGTGGCGAGGGTCCTGGCTGCGAACGCCCCGGGCCACATCGGTGACCTGGAACCGGACGCCGCCAAGCTTTCCCGGTAG
- a CDS encoding rhamnogalacturonan lyase has product MCSPKSPAGRARKAVPAAAAATLAAAAMALAGVPFAAADPGPGGPAAPAARAHSGLTRQVENLDRAPVAVLTDQGVSLGWRMLGLDKDSIGFQVIRDGAIITDEPIRDTTTYLDPDGTKDSKYVIKTVGNGNGQDKLSAGFSPLAQNYLPIKLDKPADGVSKDGKPYSYSANDSSVADLDGDGAYEIIQLWNPSNAQDNSKSGYTGNVYVDAYRMDGTKLWRIDLGRNIRAGAHYTQMLAYDFDGDGKAEVAFKTADGTTDAAGTVIGDAAADYRTSAGYVLSGPEFLTVFNGASGTIMDTVPYDPPRGAVSAWGDNYGNRVDRFLAGVAYLDGEHPSMMFSRGYYTRTVLVTYDLVNGKLVKRWKFDSDVAGAEYKGQGNHNLSVADVDSDGKDEFVFGSMTIDDDGTPLYNTRLGHGDAIHTGDLDPSRPGLETFAVHESMSQSGNRGATFRDAATGEVLWSIPAVKDTGRGATGDIDPRFPGSESWAVGGDAAWNSPVGFLMSAKGERISDKIPAANFMAWWDGDLLREIVDHDFDAVAGYGVPTISKWNWETESSDRLLTATGARTNNYTKGNPSLQADLLGDWREELVFPSADSTELRIYTSTSPTDVRLRTLMHDPMYRTGVARETVGYNQPPHPSFFIGEGMQAPAMPAVFYAGKAK; this is encoded by the coding sequence ATGTGTTCCCCGAAATCCCCGGCGGGCAGGGCGCGGAAGGCTGTGCCGGCTGCCGCGGCGGCCACGCTCGCTGCAGCAGCCATGGCCTTGGCCGGTGTCCCGTTTGCTGCCGCTGATCCCGGCCCGGGAGGTCCTGCCGCTCCGGCGGCCCGCGCACACTCCGGCCTCACGCGCCAGGTGGAGAACCTGGACCGCGCCCCGGTTGCCGTCCTGACGGACCAGGGGGTCAGCCTGGGCTGGCGCATGCTGGGCCTGGACAAGGACAGCATTGGATTCCAGGTCATTCGCGACGGCGCCATTATCACCGACGAACCCATCCGGGACACCACCACGTATCTGGACCCGGATGGCACGAAGGACTCCAAGTACGTCATCAAGACCGTGGGCAACGGCAACGGGCAGGACAAACTCAGCGCCGGGTTCAGCCCGCTGGCACAGAACTATCTCCCCATCAAGCTGGACAAGCCGGCTGACGGCGTCAGTAAGGACGGAAAGCCATACTCCTACAGCGCCAACGATTCCAGCGTCGCCGACCTTGATGGTGACGGCGCCTACGAGATCATCCAGCTGTGGAACCCATCCAACGCGCAGGACAACTCCAAGTCCGGGTACACCGGCAACGTCTACGTGGACGCCTACAGGATGGACGGCACCAAGCTGTGGCGCATCGACCTGGGCCGCAACATCCGGGCGGGCGCCCACTATACGCAGATGCTGGCCTACGACTTTGACGGTGACGGCAAGGCCGAGGTGGCGTTCAAGACCGCGGACGGAACCACCGATGCGGCGGGAACTGTCATCGGTGATGCCGCGGCCGATTACCGCACCAGTGCCGGCTATGTCCTGTCCGGGCCGGAATTCCTCACGGTGTTCAACGGCGCCAGCGGCACCATCATGGACACCGTTCCCTACGATCCGCCGCGCGGCGCCGTATCCGCGTGGGGCGACAACTACGGCAACCGCGTGGACAGGTTCCTCGCCGGAGTGGCCTATTTGGACGGTGAACACCCGTCCATGATGTTCAGCCGCGGCTACTACACACGCACGGTGCTGGTCACCTACGACCTTGTGAACGGCAAGCTGGTGAAGCGCTGGAAGTTCGATTCCGATGTGGCCGGAGCCGAGTACAAGGGCCAGGGCAACCACAATCTGTCGGTGGCGGACGTGGACTCCGACGGCAAGGACGAATTCGTCTTTGGTTCCATGACCATCGACGACGACGGCACCCCGCTTTACAACACCAGGCTCGGCCACGGCGACGCCATCCACACGGGCGATCTTGATCCTTCCCGGCCGGGGCTCGAAACCTTCGCAGTGCACGAAAGCATGAGCCAGAGCGGCAACCGCGGCGCCACGTTCCGCGATGCCGCCACCGGCGAAGTGCTGTGGAGCATCCCCGCCGTCAAGGACACCGGCCGCGGCGCCACCGGCGACATCGACCCCCGATTCCCGGGTTCTGAAAGCTGGGCCGTAGGCGGCGACGCCGCGTGGAACTCCCCGGTGGGGTTCCTCATGTCCGCCAAGGGCGAGCGGATCTCGGACAAGATCCCTGCAGCCAACTTCATGGCCTGGTGGGACGGCGACCTGCTGCGGGAGATCGTGGACCACGACTTCGATGCCGTGGCCGGGTACGGCGTGCCCACCATCTCCAAGTGGAACTGGGAAACCGAATCCAGCGACCGTTTGTTGACGGCCACTGGCGCCCGCACCAACAACTACACCAAGGGCAACCCGTCGCTGCAGGCGGACCTGCTGGGCGACTGGCGGGAAGAGCTGGTGTTCCCTTCAGCGGACAGCACCGAGCTGCGGATCTACACCAGCACCTCGCCCACCGACGTCCGGCTGCGCACCCTGATGCATGACCCGATGTACCGGACCGGCGTGGCCCGCGAAACGGTGGGCTACAACCAGCCGCCGCACCCGAGCTTCTTCATCGGCGAGGGTATGCAGGCACCGGCCATGCCGGCCGTCTTCTACGCCGGAAAGGCCAAATAG
- the hisC gene encoding histidinol-phosphate transaminase, whose translation MLSMTRTLPEAAAPEVRAVVAQLPAYVAGKSAQSALTAALASNESHFTPLPSVVDAIAAEGGRIHRYPSMGAVEAREAIAGHFGVSADEVAAGPGSSGVLQQIISAVCSHGDEVVYAWRSFEAYPILVAVAGAVSVPVPLLADEHHDLTAMAAAITERTRLVILCSPNNPTGVSISAEALEEFLRSVPPRVLVVLDEAYIEFQRGPGVDSLDFYRRYPNLCILRTFSKAYGLAGLRIGYAIARPEIAEGLRRTAVPFGVNRMAQAAAVASLAAEDEILERTEAVAQERTRVIGALRGLGWDVPDSQANFYWLRASDELRVQLLDALAQADILARGYAVDGVRITLADAATNDRVLAVLADRGRFLPGAGAAQ comes from the coding sequence ATGCTGTCCATGACCCGCACCCTTCCAGAAGCCGCGGCACCAGAGGTCCGCGCCGTCGTCGCCCAGCTTCCCGCCTACGTGGCCGGCAAGAGCGCCCAGTCAGCCCTGACCGCGGCCCTTGCCTCAAACGAAAGCCACTTCACTCCCCTGCCGTCCGTCGTCGACGCGATTGCCGCAGAGGGCGGCAGGATCCACCGGTACCCGAGCATGGGCGCGGTGGAAGCACGGGAGGCCATTGCCGGACACTTCGGTGTCAGCGCCGATGAGGTTGCCGCCGGACCGGGAAGCTCCGGAGTGCTGCAGCAGATTATCTCCGCCGTCTGCTCGCACGGGGACGAGGTGGTGTACGCCTGGCGGTCCTTCGAGGCATATCCCATCCTTGTGGCGGTGGCGGGCGCGGTTTCGGTCCCCGTGCCGCTGCTGGCGGATGAGCACCACGATCTCACGGCCATGGCTGCGGCCATTACGGAGCGCACCCGGCTGGTGATCCTATGCTCGCCGAACAACCCCACCGGGGTGTCCATCAGCGCGGAGGCGCTGGAGGAGTTTCTCCGGTCCGTTCCCCCGCGGGTGCTGGTGGTCCTGGACGAGGCCTACATCGAGTTCCAGCGCGGCCCGGGCGTCGACTCCCTGGACTTCTACCGCCGCTACCCCAACCTCTGCATCCTGCGGACCTTCTCCAAGGCGTACGGACTGGCTGGGCTGAGGATCGGCTACGCCATTGCCCGGCCGGAGATCGCCGAAGGCCTTCGGCGCACGGCCGTTCCGTTTGGCGTCAACAGGATGGCGCAGGCTGCCGCGGTTGCTTCGCTTGCTGCGGAGGACGAGATCCTTGAGCGCACCGAGGCGGTGGCACAGGAACGGACCCGCGTGATCGGAGCACTTCGGGGCCTCGGCTGGGACGTCCCGGACAGCCAGGCGAACTTCTACTGGCTGCGGGCTTCGGACGAGCTGCGCGTGCAACTCCTTGACGCGCTGGCCCAGGCCGACATCCTGGCACGCGGCTACGCGGTGGACGGCGTGCGCATCACCCTGGCCGATGCCGCCACTAATGACCGCGTGTTGGCAGTCCTGGCAGACCGCGGGCGGTTCCTGCCTGGGGCGGGCGCCGCCCAGTGA
- a CDS encoding polysaccharide deacetylase family protein: MKSKIAVMALAALSLILALVAGAPASAHAADKPLIGLTFDDGPSAERTAFVLDVLKEKNVKATFFLQGSHAQQYPDLVRRIKAEGHVIGNHSWDHANFPDLTQANQKQEVDRTNAAINSITGTTPVLMRFPFGNSTPYALKYIRSLGMSGGIQWHWEVGEPGDFECPGAAGVQKYVLDEVAPGAIILLHDGNDVLSCPASQWDYLSRTIDAIRAKGYDFGVVAPSNKPSALNEGSYGVVVAP, translated from the coding sequence ATGAAAAGCAAGATTGCGGTCATGGCCCTGGCTGCCCTGAGCTTGATTCTGGCCTTAGTCGCCGGGGCCCCCGCATCAGCCCATGCCGCCGACAAGCCGCTGATCGGCCTGACCTTTGACGACGGGCCATCCGCCGAGCGCACCGCCTTTGTCCTCGACGTCCTCAAGGAAAAGAACGTCAAGGCAACGTTCTTCCTCCAGGGATCCCACGCCCAGCAGTACCCTGACCTGGTCCGCCGGATCAAAGCCGAGGGACATGTGATCGGCAACCACTCCTGGGACCACGCCAACTTCCCCGACCTCACCCAGGCGAACCAGAAGCAGGAAGTTGACCGCACCAATGCCGCGATCAACTCGATCACCGGCACCACACCCGTGCTGATGCGCTTCCCGTTCGGCAACAGCACCCCCTACGCGCTCAAATACATCAGGAGCCTCGGCATGAGCGGCGGCATCCAGTGGCACTGGGAGGTCGGCGAGCCCGGCGACTTCGAGTGCCCCGGTGCAGCTGGAGTCCAGAAGTACGTGCTGGATGAGGTTGCCCCGGGTGCAATCATCCTGCTCCACGACGGCAACGACGTCCTGTCCTGCCCCGCCTCCCAGTGGGACTACCTGTCCAGGACCATCGACGCCATCCGGGCCAAGGGCTACGACTTCGGCGTAGTGGCTCCTTCCAACAAGCCAAGCGCGCTCAACGAAGGGTCCTATGGCGTTGTGGTGGCGCCCTGA
- a CDS encoding ABC transporter ATP-binding protein: MATTAPLSLVNVTLEYPDGGGTTTALDQVSLTASAGQLVSLVGPSGSGKSSLLATAATLVRPTRGQVLIDGTDTAGLKDKELTALRREKVGIIFQQPNLLPSLTAVEQLVISAHLRGKTAKAARARAAGLLDVVGLSASADKLPHQLSGGQRQRVNIARALMGSPKVLLVDEPTAALDHERSAAIVGLLRQVATEFGVATVMVTHDTEFVPLTDAVATMRDGRLTAPVSALSPSGAP; the protein is encoded by the coding sequence ATGGCCACAACCGCTCCCTTGAGCCTGGTCAACGTCACCCTCGAATACCCGGACGGCGGCGGGACCACCACCGCCCTGGACCAGGTCAGCCTCACCGCAAGCGCGGGCCAGCTGGTCTCCCTCGTGGGCCCCTCAGGATCCGGCAAATCCAGCCTCCTGGCCACCGCCGCCACCCTGGTCCGGCCGACCCGCGGGCAGGTCCTCATTGATGGCACCGATACGGCGGGCCTCAAGGACAAGGAGCTCACCGCGCTGCGGCGCGAAAAAGTGGGCATCATCTTCCAGCAGCCCAACCTGCTGCCGTCACTCACCGCCGTCGAACAGCTCGTCATCAGCGCCCACCTGCGGGGAAAAACCGCCAAAGCAGCCCGTGCGAGGGCAGCGGGGCTGCTGGACGTGGTGGGTCTTTCCGCGAGCGCGGACAAGCTGCCTCACCAGCTCTCCGGCGGCCAGCGCCAGCGCGTGAACATCGCCCGGGCGCTCATGGGAAGTCCCAAGGTACTGCTGGTGGATGAGCCGACGGCGGCGCTGGACCACGAACGGAGCGCGGCCATCGTGGGACTGCTGCGGCAAGTGGCCACCGAGTTTGGCGTGGCCACGGTAATGGTCACGCATGACACCGAGTTCGTGCCCCTGACGGACGCGGTGGCCACCATGCGGGACGGCAGGCTCACGGCGCCCGTCAGTGCCCTCAGCCCAAGTGGTGCACCGTAA
- a CDS encoding ATP-binding protein, which translates to MGSRTALDSDVTTVGGVLTDRQPLDFHTLGLAGCIDRLTAPLRQRGTVVHWDTPHWGIEIPADSASLLYQSAREALSNAFKYSAAHTLTIQLAAVDHGIRLVVADDGTGFDSDLATCGRHHGYGLRLMAVAVQEAGGAVDINATPGMGTSVTVTLPLD; encoded by the coding sequence ATGGGAAGCAGAACAGCGTTGGACAGCGACGTCACAACCGTGGGCGGTGTGCTGACAGACCGGCAGCCGCTGGATTTCCACACGTTGGGCCTCGCCGGCTGCATCGACCGGCTCACGGCGCCCTTGCGGCAGCGCGGGACCGTGGTCCACTGGGATACTCCACACTGGGGCATCGAGATCCCGGCGGACTCCGCGTCCCTCCTGTACCAGTCCGCCCGCGAGGCACTCAGCAACGCCTTCAAGTACTCCGCTGCGCACACGCTCACCATCCAGCTGGCAGCCGTTGACCACGGCATCCGCCTGGTGGTGGCCGACGACGGCACAGGCTTTGACAGCGACCTCGCCACGTGCGGGCGGCACCACGGCTATGGCCTGCGGCTCATGGCTGTCGCCGTGCAGGAAGCGGGCGGGGCCGTTGATATCAACGCCACCCCGGGGATGGGCACCAGCGTGACCGTGACGCTTCCGCTGGACTGA
- a CDS encoding ZIP family zinc transporter: protein MPTWLMSLVWGTGAGAALVLGAAVSWRWSIPSKVVSTIMSFGAGVLISALAFELVDEAVKGGGLWPTVAGFLAGAVVYVGANMLLAKAGAKHRKRSGDQQPSEKDDPGSGTAIAVGALLDGVPESVVLGVGLLAGGAVSPAMLAAVFISNVPEGLSGTAGMKKAGRSRGYVFGLWGGIAILSGVAALLGYVALEDAPDELVAFITSVAAGGILAMLADTMIPEAFEEHHNLTGLTASVGFLTAFTVHHLG from the coding sequence ATGCCTACTTGGTTGATGTCACTTGTATGGGGCACCGGTGCCGGTGCCGCGCTGGTCCTGGGAGCAGCCGTGTCCTGGCGGTGGTCCATACCCTCCAAGGTGGTGTCCACCATCATGTCGTTCGGCGCGGGCGTACTGATCTCTGCCCTGGCCTTTGAGCTGGTGGACGAAGCCGTCAAGGGTGGCGGCCTGTGGCCCACCGTTGCAGGGTTCCTGGCCGGTGCGGTGGTGTACGTCGGCGCCAATATGCTCCTGGCCAAGGCCGGCGCCAAGCACCGCAAGCGGTCCGGAGACCAGCAGCCGTCCGAAAAAGATGATCCCGGCAGCGGCACGGCAATCGCCGTCGGAGCGCTGCTGGACGGCGTCCCGGAATCCGTGGTCCTTGGCGTCGGCCTGCTGGCCGGGGGAGCGGTGAGTCCTGCCATGCTGGCCGCCGTTTTCATCTCCAACGTGCCCGAAGGGCTTTCCGGGACAGCCGGCATGAAGAAGGCCGGCCGGAGCAGGGGGTACGTGTTCGGACTGTGGGGCGGCATCGCGATCCTGAGCGGGGTGGCCGCGCTGCTGGGGTATGTGGCGCTGGAGGATGCGCCGGACGAGCTGGTCGCGTTCATTACGTCCGTGGCGGCCGGCGGCATCCTGGCCATGCTGGCGGACACCATGATCCCGGAGGCCTTTGAGGAGCATCACAACCTCACCGGGCTGACAGCATCCGTGGGGTTCCTGACAGCGTTTACGGTGCACCACTTGGGCTGA
- a CDS encoding SRPBCC family protein: MSTKVEKRILVNVPVSTAYNQWTQFEEFPHFMGGVKSVTQLTDDRLEWVAEIGGVRRQWEAKILEQVPDRRVAWAATEGATNAGAVDFEDVGGGQTSLRLTLEYEPEGLVEKVGDKLNVVDRQAESDLQKFKEFIEDEGYASGAWRGSVNAGSAVGTPGVEHAGASRGDSGKAGVSGKVAAGVGIAAAAGAAAAMAASGNKDKTETHDVTVAETTPVVPAEPVVPAEPLTTGSTTGSADAGVGIPAAGTTAAAGSTGSVADLGDDRIGHAFDQTNGLVDTTGESDETLEGENLSAGERRGDDRGSEGGLPPVGGNLGGH, encoded by the coding sequence ATGAGCACGAAGGTGGAAAAACGCATTCTGGTGAACGTACCGGTGAGCACCGCATACAACCAGTGGACCCAGTTCGAGGAGTTCCCGCACTTCATGGGCGGTGTCAAGAGCGTCACGCAGCTCACTGACGACCGGTTGGAATGGGTGGCCGAGATCGGCGGCGTCCGCAGGCAATGGGAAGCCAAAATCCTGGAGCAGGTCCCGGACCGGCGCGTTGCCTGGGCCGCCACCGAAGGCGCCACGAATGCCGGCGCCGTGGACTTCGAGGACGTTGGCGGCGGCCAGACCTCCCTCCGGCTGACCCTCGAATACGAGCCCGAGGGCCTGGTGGAGAAGGTGGGCGACAAACTGAACGTCGTTGACCGGCAGGCGGAATCGGACCTGCAGAAGTTCAAGGAATTCATTGAGGATGAAGGCTACGCCAGCGGCGCCTGGCGCGGATCGGTCAACGCTGGCTCCGCGGTTGGCACGCCCGGTGTTGAACACGCGGGCGCGTCCCGCGGCGATTCCGGCAAGGCCGGGGTTTCGGGCAAGGTTGCCGCCGGCGTCGGCATCGCCGCAGCCGCCGGTGCAGCAGCGGCGATGGCAGCCAGTGGCAACAAGGACAAGACGGAAACGCATGACGTGACGGTTGCGGAGACCACTCCGGTGGTTCCGGCAGAGCCGGTTGTTCCCGCCGAGCCCCTGACCACCGGATCCACCACGGGCTCGGCCGACGCAGGCGTCGGGATTCCGGCAGCGGGCACGACGGCGGCGGCCGGCTCCACCGGTTCAGTCGCCGATCTGGGCGATGACAGGATCGGGCACGCTTTCGACCAGACCAACGGCCTGGTGGACACCACCGGGGAGTCCGACGAGACGCTCGAAGGCGAGAACCTCAGCGCCGGCGAACGGCGCGGGGACGACCGCGGTTCCGAGGGCGGCCTTCCGCCGGTGGGTGGCAACCTCGGCGGCCACTGA
- a CDS encoding Lrp/AsnC family transcriptional regulator produces MLTMHLIDALDAEILLTLDRDPQATVLSLSRTLGVARNTVHARLRRLANDGSLAPFSQRVRTEALGLPLIAFISISISQSSSDIAVAALQTIPEIIEMHATTGDADLLAKVAARDPADLHRITNAMLAIDGVVRTSTAMSLVEVMPTRTVPLLQAAAKKQ; encoded by the coding sequence ATGCTCACTATGCACCTCATTGATGCCCTTGACGCAGAGATCCTCCTCACACTCGACCGGGACCCGCAGGCTACTGTCCTGTCCCTCTCCCGCACGCTGGGCGTGGCCCGCAATACGGTGCATGCCCGGCTCCGCCGCCTCGCAAATGACGGCAGCCTGGCACCCTTCAGCCAGCGGGTGCGGACCGAGGCACTTGGCCTGCCGCTGATCGCCTTCATCTCGATTTCCATCAGCCAGTCCTCCAGCGACATCGCCGTGGCAGCGCTGCAGACCATCCCGGAGATCATTGAAATGCATGCCACCACCGGCGATGCCGACCTGCTGGCCAAGGTGGCCGCGAGGGACCCGGCCGACCTGCACCGGATCACCAACGCGATGCTGGCGATTGACGGCGTCGTCCGGACCAGCACCGCCATGTCCCTGGTGGAAGTGATGCCCACACGGACCGTGCCATTGCTGCAGGCGGCCGCAAAGAAGCAATAG